The following proteins come from a genomic window of Sorghum bicolor cultivar BTx623 chromosome 3, Sorghum_bicolor_NCBIv3, whole genome shotgun sequence:
- the LOC8077548 gene encoding probable 2-carboxy-D-arabinitol-1-phosphatase — protein sequence MGCASLPTRPSPTAFPPPLPAAAHARLSRSHIRTCTTTGKPRRAFSIRAAHSGVSDVSVESLLPLSDNEAPVTGAAYSFTGATTSLTNRRILTSSKKVTLVRHGLSTWNAESRVQGSSNLSVLTETGTKQAEKCRDALANIKFDVCFSSPISRAKTTAEIIWKDKEEPLVFLDSLKEAHLFFLEGMTNADAKKQYPELYTRWREDPAHFHVDGIYPLREVWRTASQAWEQILLTPGENFLVVTHKSILRALICTALGLAPERFRAIDVNNGGMCVFTVNKQGEAMLQALNMTAHLYSDHTYQY from the exons ATGGGCTGCGCTTCACTGCCCACGAGGCCCTCCCCGACGGCGTTCCCGCCGCCGTTGCCCGCCGCCGCCCACGCCCGCCTTTCTCGTTCTCACATCCGCACCTGCACCACCACAG GCAAACCGAGGAGGGCTTTTTCCATCAGAGCAGCTCACAGTGGTGTCAGTGATGTATCTGTAGAGAGCCTTCTTCCCCTTTCTGATAATGAAGCTCCAGTCACCGGCGCTGCTTACAGCTTCACAGGAGCAACGACATCACTCACCAACAGGCGGATCCTAACATCCTCCAAGAAGGTTACTCTTGTCAGGCATGGCCTCAGCACATGGAATGCAGAAAGCCGTGTCCAG GGAAGCTCAAATCTGTCTGTGTTAACAGAAACTGGCACCAAGCAGGCAGAGAAATGTCGCGATGCTCTTGCAAACATCAAGTTCGATGTTTGCTTCTCTAGTCCTATTTCACGAGCAAAG ACAACCGCTGAAATTATCTGGAAAGATAAGGAGGAACCCCTTGTGTTTCTCGATTCATTGAAAGAGGCACATCTCTTCTTCTTAGAGGGCATGACCAATG CGGATGCTAAGAAGCAATATCCGGAGTTGTACACCAGATGGAGGGAGGACCCTGCACATTTTCATGTCGATGGCATATACCCGCTCAGGGAGGTGTGGAGAACAGCAAGCCAAGCATGGGAGCAAATCTTGCTCACTCCG GGAGAAAACTTCCTGGTGGTCACACACAAATCCATTTTGCGCGCGCTCATCTGCACAGCACTAGGTCTCGCTCCTGAGAG GTTTCGTGCCATTGATGTAAACAACGGTGGCATGTGTGTCTTCACGGTCAACAAGCAAGGAGAAGCTATGCTTCAAGCCCTCAACATGACAGCACACTTGTATAGTGATCACACCTATCAGTACTAG
- the LOC8077549 gene encoding beta-amylase 1, chloroplastic: MAAITAPPAPPPASTSCRLLRRRAPLIRFAASSSSSSSSPSSRFRSSSSSFPGAAGSSSNSSGGGGEILHVSPPPPPAAPPGAPVYVTLPADAVGPGGRVARRRAMGASLAALAAAGVAGVAVELWWGVVERHRPGEYDWAGYLELAAMARRHGLRVRAILAFHQCGAGPHDPPWIPLPQWVLEEMDKIPDLSYTNRYQKRNKEYISLGCDILPVLKGRSPMQAYSDFMRSFRNTFEDYLGAIVTEVQVGMGPGGELRYPSCPTEKLNQPGSSFELGEFQCYDKFMQASLSARAKIFGLQEWGNGGSTGTDGSQQNLEETSFFRADGGYWDTPYGHFFLEWYSGMLLLHGERLCMTADAIFSGTGVTISGKVAGIHWHYYTCSHPSELTAGYYNTLLRDGYLPIAQMFAKYKAALCCGCFDLRDVERTNSESSPEGTLRHLAGAAKMCNIPLNGENSVTRLDDASLNQVIRSSRLYSGRTSGTSFSFNYVRMNKSLFEFHNWNRFTKFVRQMSDARAFLARLYVRRGQQYLSSMSVVWVVSRACAYT; this comes from the exons ATGGCGGCGATTACCGCGCCGCCGGCGCCTCCTCCGGCCTCCACCTCATGCcgtctcctccgccgccgcgcgccacTCATCCGCTTCGCcgcctcctcatcctcctcctcctcgtccccaTCCTCCCGcttccgctcctcctcctcctccttccccgGCGCagccggcagcagcagcaacagcagcggcggcggcggcgagatcCTCCACGTCTCGCCGCCTCCCCCGCCCGCCGCGCCCCCCGGGGCCCCCGTCTACGTCACGCTCCCCGCCGACGCCGTCGGCCCGGGGGGCCGCGTCGCGCGCCGCCGAGCCATGGGGGCCTCGCTCGCCGCCCTGGCCGCCGCCGGCGTTGCGGGCGTCGCCGTCGAGCTCTGGTGGGGCGTCGTCGAACGCCACCGCCCCGGGGAGTACGACTGGGCCGGCTACCTCGAGCTCGCCGCCATGGCCCGACGCCACGGCCTCCGCGTGCGCGCCATCCTCGCCTTCCACCAGTGCGGCGCCGGCCCGCATGACCCGCCCTG GATTCCTTTGCCACAATGGGTGCTTGAGGAGATGGATAAGATTCCAGACTTGTCATATACCAATAGATACcagaagagaaacaaagaatacATATCACTGGGATGTGATATTCTTCCTGTTCTGAAAGGAAGATCACCTATGCAAGCTTACTCTGACTTCATGAGAAGCTTCCGCAATACTTTCGAAGATTACCTTGGGGCCATAGTAACA GAAGTTCAAGTTGGAATGGGTCCAGGAGGTGAGCTTAGGTATCCATCATGCCCAACTGAGAAGCTTAATCAGCCAGGCAGTTCATTTGAACTTGGGGAATTTCAATGTTATGACAAG TTTATGCAAGCTTCATTGAGTGCTcgtgcaaaaatttttggtttacaAGAATGGGGTAATGGTGGTTCAACTGGCACAGATGGTTCACAGCAGAACCTTGAAGAAACGAGTTTTTTTCGTGCTGATGGAGGCTATTGGGATACACCATATGGTCACTTTTTCCTTGAATGGTATTCAGGAATGCTTCTCCTCCATGGAGAGAGGTTATGCATGACAGCTGATGCAATCTTCTCTGGTACCGGTGTGACCATATCAGGGAAGGTTGCTGGCATACATTGGCACTATTATACTTGTTCACATCCATCTGAACTGACAGCTGGCTACTATAATACACTATTAAGAGATGGCTATCTTCCTATAGCTCAAATGTTTGCCAAATACAAAGCTGCATTGTGCTGCGGTTGTTTCGACCTGAGGGACGTAGAAAGAACAAATTCTGAGAGCAGTCCAGAAGGTACTCTCCGGCACCTTGCAGGTGCTGCTAAAATGTGCAATATTCCACTTAATGGTGAGAATTCTGTGACAAGGCTGGATGATGCATCACTGAATCAAGTCATAAGAAGCTCAAGGCTCTACTCAGGTCGTACTTCAGGAACATCTTTTTCCTTTAACTATGTTAGGATGAACAAAAGCTTGTTTGAGTTTCACAATTGGAATCGATTTACAAAGTTTGTTAGGCAGATGTCAGATGCCAGGGCCTTTCTAGCAAGACTATATGTCAGGAGAGGGCAGCAATACTTGTCTTCAATGTCGGTTGTTTGGGTGGTTAGTCGGGCTTGTGCATATACATGA